The DNA sequence TCATCCCCCATGGACGACTGCACTGTATCTCGCTGGAAAAGAGGTGAATGATCCTCCAATTCTAACCGAGGCACATGAGGTTATTGGCAAGGTCAGTGTAATTCCTTATGCTGCTCCTGGTTCCAAAGATCTTGCTGACAAGGTGGCTGATGCCCTCATGGATTCACGTGTGTGCGTTTTAATGAATCACGGGGTTGTAACATGTGGCTGTGATCTGATGGAAGCCTTTATGCTCATGGAGTCCCTAGAGAACTGTTCTAAGGTGACGGTTTTTACTCATCTTCTTGGAGGGCCTCAAAGTTTCATCAGTATACCTGAATCACCGTCCAAGAAATAGTCGCCATTGACTAGAAGGGGCATATTCATGCTG is a window from the Dissulfuribacter thermophilus genome containing:
- a CDS encoding class II aldolase/adducin family protein — protein: MDYISVRKKICKISQLLYHRGLISGGDGNVSIRIKGVDRIIVTPSGYHKGLMEPNDLVVVDHEGRVLSGPKPTSELELHLRVYERRPDVFGIVHAHPPWTTALYLAGKEVNDPPILTEAHEVIGKVSVIPYAAPGSKDLADKVADALMDSRVCVLMNHGVVTCGCDLMEAFMLMESLENCSKVTVFTHLLGGPQSFISIPESPSKK